A stretch of the Vanacampus margaritifer isolate UIUO_Vmar chromosome 6, RoL_Vmar_1.0, whole genome shotgun sequence genome encodes the following:
- the nt5dc3 gene encoding 5'-nucleotidase domain-containing protein 3 isoform X1 → MAPLSAPLSCLLTQGKATLLCRHVLKASHHFGAVSRGRRELLFRRSLSPRTDCASSVCGSSAESLWSVYNHTKRHTQDAMPSVSSASVDPDTIFANNEMSLRDIEVYGFDYDYTLAFYSSHLHTLIFNIARDILISKHRYPEGLRDYEYIPNFAVRGLHFDVQKALLMKIDAFHYIQLGTVYRGLHPVPDEEVIAMYDGCHVPLEIMSDFYGKSSHGHSMKQFMDIFSLPEMSLLSCVNDFFMKHNIDYEPVHLYKDVKEAIRDVHVKGIMYRAVEADIEKYICYGEQSHAVLKKLHEHGKKMFLITNSPFDFVDRGMNYIVGRDWRDLFDVVIVQADKPSFFNDRRKPFRRVTDKGALLWDRIHKLEKGQIYKQGNLYEFLRLTGWRGSKVLYFGDHIYSDLADLTLKHGWRTGAIIPELRKEIKIMNTEEYVHTVSWMQALTGLIEQMQVHRDPGSQAVVEEWIREREAMRPHTKEMFNPQFGSLFRTYHNPTYFSRRLSRFADIYMASISCLLNYDFQHTFFPRRTPLQHESPFGQGQTPVGPDRSPC, encoded by the exons ATGGCGCCCTTGTCAGCGCCTCTGTCGTGTCTCCTGACGCAGGGGAAGGCCACCCTTCTCTGTCGCCACGTTTTAAAGGCTTCCCACCATTTCGGCGCGGTGTCCCGCGGGCGGAGGGAACTGCTTTTCCGTCGGTCTCTCTCGCCTCGGACCGACTGCGCATCGTCTGTGTGCGGCAGCTCGGCAGAGAGCTTGTGGTCGGTTTACAACCACACTAAAAGACACACTCAAG ATGCCATGCCGTCCGTCTCCAGCGCCTCCGTGGACCCCGACACTATCTTCGCCAACAACGAGATGAGCTTGCGGGACATCGAGGTCTACGGCTTCGACTATGACTACACGCTGGCCTTCTACTCCAGTCAcctgcacacgctcatcttcAACATAGCACGGGACATTCTCATCAGCAAGCACagg TATCCAGAGGGCCTTCGGGATTATGAGTACATTCCCAATTTTGCCGTGAGGGGCCTTCACTTTGATGTTCAGAAA GCACTGCTGATGAAGATTGACGCCTTCCACTACATCCAGCTCGGGACTGTATACAG GGGTCTTCATCCAGTCCCTGACGAGGAAGTCATCGCTATGTACGACGGCTGCCACGTCCCTCTTGAGATTATGAGCGACTTCTACGGCAAG AGTTCTCACGGTCACTCCATGAAACAGTTCATGGATATCTTCTCGCTGCCTGAGATGAGCCTCTTGTCGTGCGTCAACGACTTCTTTATGAAGCACAACATCGACTACGAGCCCGTGCACCTTTACAAAGACGTCAAG GAAGCCATCAGAGATGTTCACGTGAAGGGCATTATGTATCGAGCGGTGGAGGCCGATATTG AGAAATACATTTGCTATGGTGAGCAGAGCCATGCTGTGCTGAAGAAGTTGCACGAGCACGGGAAGAAGATGTTCCTTATCACAAACAGCCCCTTTGACTTTGT GGATCGAGGCATGAACTACATCGTCGGGAGGGACTGGAGGGACCTGTTTGATGTAGTTATAGTTCAGGCTGACAAACCCAGTTTCTTCAACGACAGGAGAAA GCCTTTCAGGCGCGTTACCGACAAAGGTGCCCTACTGTGGGACAGAATTCACAAGTTGGAGAAAGGGCAGATATACAAACAG GGAAACCTTTATGAGTTCCTGAGACTGACTGGCTGGAGAGGATCCAAAGTGCTCTACTTTGGCGATCACATCTACAGCGACTTGGCA GATTTAACCCTAAAGCACGGCTGGAGGACAGGCGCTATCATCCCCGAGCTGAGGAAAGAAATCAAGATCATGAACACGGAGGAGTACGTGCACACCGTGAGCTGGATGCAGGCGCTGACCGGCCTCATCGAGCAGATGCAG GTTCACAGAGATCCCGGCTCTCAGGCTGTGGTGGAGGAGTGGATACGAGAACGAGAAGCCATGAG GCCGCACACCAAGGAGATGTTCAACCCTCAGTTCGGGAGTCTGTTCCGCACGTACCACAACCCCACGTACTTCTCGCGCCGGCTCTCGCGCTTCGCCGACATCTACATGGCGTCCATCAGCTGCCTGCTCAACTACGATTTCCAGCACACCTTCTTCCCGCGACGGACCCCCCTGCAGCACGAGTCCCCCTTCGGCCAAGGGCAGACACCCGTCGGACCGGACCGGAGTCCCTGCTAA
- the parietopsin gene encoding parietopsin — MDGNSTAWSSEAAEAPTVFPRVGYSILAFLMFINTALTVFNNGLVITVSLRNTGLLHPMNVFILSLAVSDLMIGLCGSLVVTVTNYHGSFFMGRAACVFQGFAVNYFGLVSLCTLTLLSYERYKVVCEPCASRELSMRRSVTGLLAVWLFCLFWAVAPLLGWSGYSPEGVQTSCSLSWEERSWSNYSYLILYTLMCFLFPVVVIIYCYSKVLASMRKLNKSVEQQVGRSLQKETDHAVKMVLAMIVAFFVCWLPYTALSVVVVLHPQLHIPPLLATMPMYFAKTSPVYNPVIYFLSNKQFRDAALEILSCGRYIPRGTATVVSVGMRPMSRKCQPSCSSRINRHSKVLPL, encoded by the exons ATGGACGGCAACAGCACGGCGTGGAGCTCAGAAGCCGCCGAGGCGCCCACCGTCTTCCCCCGCGTGGGCTACAGCATCCTGGCCTTCCTCATGTTCATCAACACGGCGCTGACCGTCTTCAACAACGGCCTGGTGATCACCGTGTCCCTGAGGAACACCGGCCTGCTGCACCCCATGAACGTGTTCATCCTCAGCCTGGCCGTGTCGGACCTCATGATCGGCCTGTGCGGCTCCCTGGTGGTCACCGTCACAAACTACCACGGCTCCTTCTTCATGGGACGCGCCGCCTGCGTCTTCCAGGGCTTTGCCGTCAACTACTTTG GCCTGGTGTCGCTGTGCACGCTGACCCTGCTGTCGTACGAGCGCTACAAGGTGGTGTGCGAACCCTGCGCCAGCCGCGAGCTGAGCATGAGACGCAGCGTGACGGGACTCCTGGCCGTCTGGCTCTTCTGCCTGTTCTGGGCCGTGGCGCCGCTGTTGGGATGGAGCGGGTACAGCCCCGAGGGCGTGCAGACGTCCTGCTCGCTGTCCTGGGAGGAGCGCTCGTGGAGCAACTACAGCTACCTCATCCTATACACGCTCATGTGCTTCCTCTTCCCCGTGGTCGTCATCATCTACTGCTACTCCAAAGTGCTGGCGTCCATGCGGAAG ttgaACAAGAGTGTGGAGCAGCAGGTCGGGCGTTCTTTGCAGAAGGAGACGGACCACGCCGTCAAGATGGTCCTGGCTATGATCGTagcattttttgtgtgctgGCTGCCCTACACGGCTCTGTCTGTGGTGGTGGTCCTGCACCCGCAGCTCCACATCCCCCCGTTGCTGGCCACCATGCCCATGTACTTTGCCAAAACCAGCCCCGTGTACAACCCCGTCATCTACTTCCTCTCCAACAAGCAG TTTCGAGACGCCGCCCTGGAGATCCTCTCCTGCGGCCGCTACATCCCCCGCGGGACCGCCACCGTGGTTAGCGTCGGCATGCGGCCCATGAGCAGGAAGTGCCAGCCCAGCTGCTCCAGCAGGATCAACAGGCACAGCAAGGTGCTACCTTTGTGA
- the nt5dc3 gene encoding 5'-nucleotidase domain-containing protein 3 isoform X2: protein MSDAMPSVSSASVDPDTIFANNEMSLRDIEVYGFDYDYTLAFYSSHLHTLIFNIARDILISKHRYPEGLRDYEYIPNFAVRGLHFDVQKALLMKIDAFHYIQLGTVYRGLHPVPDEEVIAMYDGCHVPLEIMSDFYGKSSHGHSMKQFMDIFSLPEMSLLSCVNDFFMKHNIDYEPVHLYKDVKEAIRDVHVKGIMYRAVEADIEKYICYGEQSHAVLKKLHEHGKKMFLITNSPFDFVDRGMNYIVGRDWRDLFDVVIVQADKPSFFNDRRKPFRRVTDKGALLWDRIHKLEKGQIYKQGNLYEFLRLTGWRGSKVLYFGDHIYSDLADLTLKHGWRTGAIIPELRKEIKIMNTEEYVHTVSWMQALTGLIEQMQVHRDPGSQAVVEEWIREREAMRPHTKEMFNPQFGSLFRTYHNPTYFSRRLSRFADIYMASISCLLNYDFQHTFFPRRTPLQHESPFGQGQTPVGPDRSPC from the exons ATGTCAG ATGCCATGCCGTCCGTCTCCAGCGCCTCCGTGGACCCCGACACTATCTTCGCCAACAACGAGATGAGCTTGCGGGACATCGAGGTCTACGGCTTCGACTATGACTACACGCTGGCCTTCTACTCCAGTCAcctgcacacgctcatcttcAACATAGCACGGGACATTCTCATCAGCAAGCACagg TATCCAGAGGGCCTTCGGGATTATGAGTACATTCCCAATTTTGCCGTGAGGGGCCTTCACTTTGATGTTCAGAAA GCACTGCTGATGAAGATTGACGCCTTCCACTACATCCAGCTCGGGACTGTATACAG GGGTCTTCATCCAGTCCCTGACGAGGAAGTCATCGCTATGTACGACGGCTGCCACGTCCCTCTTGAGATTATGAGCGACTTCTACGGCAAG AGTTCTCACGGTCACTCCATGAAACAGTTCATGGATATCTTCTCGCTGCCTGAGATGAGCCTCTTGTCGTGCGTCAACGACTTCTTTATGAAGCACAACATCGACTACGAGCCCGTGCACCTTTACAAAGACGTCAAG GAAGCCATCAGAGATGTTCACGTGAAGGGCATTATGTATCGAGCGGTGGAGGCCGATATTG AGAAATACATTTGCTATGGTGAGCAGAGCCATGCTGTGCTGAAGAAGTTGCACGAGCACGGGAAGAAGATGTTCCTTATCACAAACAGCCCCTTTGACTTTGT GGATCGAGGCATGAACTACATCGTCGGGAGGGACTGGAGGGACCTGTTTGATGTAGTTATAGTTCAGGCTGACAAACCCAGTTTCTTCAACGACAGGAGAAA GCCTTTCAGGCGCGTTACCGACAAAGGTGCCCTACTGTGGGACAGAATTCACAAGTTGGAGAAAGGGCAGATATACAAACAG GGAAACCTTTATGAGTTCCTGAGACTGACTGGCTGGAGAGGATCCAAAGTGCTCTACTTTGGCGATCACATCTACAGCGACTTGGCA GATTTAACCCTAAAGCACGGCTGGAGGACAGGCGCTATCATCCCCGAGCTGAGGAAAGAAATCAAGATCATGAACACGGAGGAGTACGTGCACACCGTGAGCTGGATGCAGGCGCTGACCGGCCTCATCGAGCAGATGCAG GTTCACAGAGATCCCGGCTCTCAGGCTGTGGTGGAGGAGTGGATACGAGAACGAGAAGCCATGAG GCCGCACACCAAGGAGATGTTCAACCCTCAGTTCGGGAGTCTGTTCCGCACGTACCACAACCCCACGTACTTCTCGCGCCGGCTCTCGCGCTTCGCCGACATCTACATGGCGTCCATCAGCTGCCTGCTCAACTACGATTTCCAGCACACCTTCTTCCCGCGACGGACCCCCCTGCAGCACGAGTCCCCCTTCGGCCAAGGGCAGACACCCGTCGGACCGGACCGGAGTCCCTGCTAA